ATTCCTTTTTCCAACATTCCGTAACCCAAGCGTCTCTCGAAGACATGGCCCATGTAGGGCCCATTACATGATGAACAAATGTGTGCCACAAAGGCTCATCAtcatttgaaaatgtatatGCCTGATAAGCCACATAAATATGGCTACAAAATTTTTGTATTATGTGGTGTATCTGGTTTTGCctacaatttataaatttacaccggcaatgaaaataaaacatgTCCTGATGATGAGCCAGACATGGGAGCCAGTAGCAACGTTGTAGTTCGTTTAACTCGGCCTTTGGAAAGTAACCAGACCACACATGTAAGACGTTTTGataggaaagagaagaaggaggtgatggTAAAATGCCCCCATATTGTGACAACCTATAATAAACATATGGGTGGTGTCGACTTATTAGACAGCATGATAGgaagatataaaataataatgcgATCAAGGAAGTGGTACATGAGAATTTTTTACCACCTACTTGATGTCTCTGTCATCAATTCGTGGCTGCTCTACAAACGAGTGCATGCATTGAGACCCTCAAGTTGCAAGCTACTGAACCTGCCAGAGTTTCGAATGCAGCTGGGTGAAACACTGTGTAAAATGGGTGTACAAAATATGGTTAGAAGAGGAAGGCCATCAGCAACTGAGCTATTGAATGTGCCAAAAAGGAGGAAACTAATTGCACATCGTCCAGCATCAGATGTCAGGGTAGATCAGACAAGTCACTGGCCACAACACTCTGATCCAAAACAAAGATGCAAGAATGAGAATTGTAAGAGCTACTCTAcaattaaatgtgaaaaatgcAATGTTCATCTGTGTCTCAACAAATTGAAGAACTGCTTCTTCGAGTTTCATCATTAGAAGTTcaaataaagaaatatttatcaCCAGTTTTCATAGTATTTAGAGTCTACGGTACtgtacataatatttttttcattttctatgagAGCTGAGAAGTGTTTAATtaggaataatttttttaaaataagtgaagttttataagttttatttaataagtgatgttttttcatcataaatataCCATAAAGTGTGCATTTATGCTCCAACAACCAAGTGCACATTCTGGAAAACATATATGTTAGATGTGATTCGAAGTGAAGACCTCATGCATAATGACTCTGTTTGGAATCAAGAAATGAAAAGCAGAAAATGGtgagtgaaaatgaaaaaaaaaatttttttacttttttccatTAACATGTATTATATTCCCAActtaaaatcatttttttaaactagaattgAAAAATCATGCATTGTAGGGTTAGAACAAAGTAAACTACTGCAATTGAaatgattcattcattaaaaataatggaatggaaGGCAAATGGATTGTTACAATGGCAACAGGAGTTGGAAGCAGTtctaaacatagaaaaaatatgagCCGGTGAGAATGAAAGTGAAGTAAGTCCACCACCTGTCAAAATCTAGGTAAAGACAGTTTTATAATCTACAACATCTGTTTTGTTTAGAATGAAAACACAGGAAGTCCATAGTTCATTTATTGGCCACCAGGAGCAGCACAATATTTCTAGTCTCAACCAATTCCTTGCACTATTGAGAATGTCAGTGCAGTAAGTCCGTCAGTATGTCAGTAACATACTATGCTCATTGTTTACATGTGATAGGTGAAGTAAATCGTTGCTGTTTGCTGTTCAAGTGAATGATCtgatatattaaattttaattgaatttaaatgaaaatataaacaataatatgagTGTTTCAGTGTTAAAAATTgcttaaaatagaaaataataaaacttttaCTCCAGAATTCAGGTTTTGAGGTTATACCTGTAGAAACAATGTTAATATAAGTGTGTTCTATTATTGTTTATAACTACATCTCATCATGTCAGTGGAACCTCAAGTAAGTGACTCAGATTCCTTAAGCTTTACTGATGATGTCGATAAAGACCCAGACTATAATATAACTGAAAATGCTATTCCTGGACATGGATTTCTTACAGCTGGACATCATAGTAGCCTTGTATCATATTATGCAAGTTCTGAGTCAGAATCATATTCTGCCTCAGAAGACGATGATGGGCTTACTTCATCTGACCCTATGAACCAAAAAAGAAAGTCAAGGAAAAGTACTAGAAATCCAATGAAACACAAGCAGTATATTGCGAAAATTTTCTGTAACTCTGGTAAACGCTATGTCAACAAAAAAGGAAATATTTGTGATGGGAAAGTGTTTCTTAATGTCCCTTGCAAATGCAGGATGAAATGTGACGAAAAGATATCCAGTGATGACAGGAAGTCTATGTTTGATTTATTTTGGAGTATGGCTGATTTTGGTAAgcaaaattgttttatttgtggTATGGTACAAAAGTGCTAAGTGAAAAGAAGGCGACAAAGGAAGGAAGAAGGATTATTGAGGAATggatcaaataaatatttttttgaaaacagaGACAGGCGTATCAATTCAAGTTTgccaaaaattttttttaaaaacattttcgATTTCTGAAGGAAGAGTTCACCGAGCTTAGGCTAAATTGGAACAAGGTAAATCCCCAGGGAAAGACCTTCGTGGTTCTAAAGGTTGTAGTTCCAGAAAAATATCTGATGAAGACACTAAGTATATCATAGAACACATCAATTCATTTCCGGCTTATGTCAGCCATTACACAAGGAAACACAACGAAAACCGAAAATATCTCAGTGATTCTCTGAACatcagaaaaatgttttctttgTAGAAGGAAAATTGTCTAGCCGAAGGCAGGGCCCCACAGAAAGAGCATTATTACCGCTACATTGTTAATACTAAATTTAATTTACACTTCTTCGTACCCAAAAAAGACACTTGTAAAAGATGTAACATctttaaaattagaattaataatcCTGAGCTGACTgcagaagagaaaaataaaataaaatgtgaacATGAACTTCATCTTAGAAAAGCAGAGCTTGCTCGAGAGTACATGAAAAAAGACACTGAAGAATCTAAAATGAACACTGATACCTCTTATACATGCACTATAGATTTGCAAAAAGCTCTGCCCTTTCCTGTATTGACTGTATCAGATGCTTATTATAAGAGAAACCTATATTGTTATAATTTGGGTGTACACAATCTCCAAAATGATGCAGGCTACTTCTATACTTGGGACGAGACAATGGCTGGAAGAGGATCACAAGAAATATCGTCTTGTGTGATAAAACACTTGCAAATCCATGCTCGCAATAAAAAAAAGGTTACTATTTACAGCGACACAAGCACCGGTCAAAACCGGAATATAAAAATGTCCTATCGACTGGCTCAAGAAAAGTATGTATGACCTATTAACTCACTCAACTCCCTCTgagtatttttaaaatgctaAAATATGGAAAATATTAACCTATAATCAGACATTTTAGGATTATAGcctagaataatttattaacatgaGTGTAAATCATTAAATTTTTGCtaagggtgatgcccacataagctccaggcttgtgtgtgggtaatgggaaggatgatgatgagagatgaatggacctacagctttaggtgggttctgAACCACTGGGAAGCGATTTTGAAGctcataaattaatatttggAGGAACATGCCTCTAGTGGTCACCCTTCAAGGCCAATTTTTAATCCTGTCACATCTTATAAGAGAGATCCCATCATTATTAGGTACTGTTATTGTTACCTACCTACTGTTTCACTGCTTCTCTCTCAATGCTTGTCTATAAattcattgtataaaaataggtaCTAATCACTTGGAAATTTCTGCTTTCTTCCAGATATGGAATTCATCGAAATACCTTGTTAACGAAGGTGAAGGAGGTGCATACAGGAAAAGTTGGTGGCAGACGAGGATTAACTGATGAAGAAGAGAATATAATTGCTGCACATACAATTGCTGTGGCAGCTTTTGGTTTCCCAATCACCATGATGGAGTTAAGATTGAATGTTAAGTCTTACCTCCACAAAGCAGGTAAGAGAAATGcattattcaagaataatcTTCCTGGCAAAGTTTGGGCACATTTGTTCTTGAAGCGGCACAAAACCCTGTCTCAACGTTTTGCAAAAAATATCACTCTGGCAAGGGCTAATAATGATAAGGAGATCCTTGGCTCATTTTTCGATCACTATGAAAAAGAAGTCGAAGGTGTTGTGCTGGAGAATTTATGGAATTatgatgaaacaaatttagTGGACGATCctggaatgaaaaaaaattattacaaaacgTGGAACTAAATATCCAGAAGTGATTCAAAATGCTTCAAAGGCCAGCACTTCGATAATGTTTTGTGGAAATGCTGTAGGACAACTTGCTTCAGTGTATGTCAACTACAAGGCTGAGAGACTTTATGATGAATGGCGTATGGGGGGTCCAGAAGGTTCTGTTTATGGGCGATCACAATCAGGCTGGTTCGACTCTTCAGTTTTTGAAGACTGGTTCTTCTCAATAATGTTACCCATTCTACGAAAACAAGATGGCACTAAGATTTTAGTGGGTGACAATCTGAGTTCTCACATTAATATGTCTGTATTGCGGGAATGTGAAAAACATGACATAAAATTTATCTGCCTGGCTCCAAATGCCACTCATTAATTACAGCCCTTAGATGTTGCATATTTTCGTCCATTAAAACTTAAGTGGCGTGAAGTTTTGGGGGAATGGAAGCAATCAGCAACAGGGAATAGGTGTTTTGGTATTCCCAAGGTTCAGTTCCCTAGCGTTCTGAAAATTCTCCTAGAAAGATTGATCAAACGACCAGAAAATCTCATCTCTGGCTTCAACAAAACAGGTCTTTTTCCTGTTAACAGGAATAAAGTTTTTGAGAGATTACCAACTGAAATTATGGGTGATGATGAATTAGCAGCTGAAAATTCTATTGTTGGGGATGTTTTTATGGAGCAGTTGAAAAGTCAAAGGAAGGAAATCACTGAAAAAAAAGGACAAGAAGGACAAAGTTGAATATTCCACCAGGAAAAAGCATATGTGTAAAAGATTTATCGGTAGTACAGGTGGTAAATGTGCCAGATCCCATTCCTGGTCCCAGCAACACGGTTGCATCACAAAAGAGAAGGACCAGCAAGccaaataacatttttattgattcatcttCTGATAGTGAGATTGACAATCCAAGTGACAATGATATAGATCTTAATGAAACAGAAGATGTCCCTGAACCTCCTCCAGCAAGTCCAATTTCtaaggaaaatttgataaaggGAGACTTTGTTATTGTGTTATATGATGAGAAACATTTCCCAGGGCGAGTAAGTGGAGATATTGATCATGAAGGTGCATACATCAGTGCCATGGAACCATGTGGTTTCAATAAATGGTGCTGGCCAGATGATGATGACTATATCAAATATGAATTTCAAGACATCAAGGAGACTACAGCAGAACCCATAAATGTTGGCTCATCAAAATGGGCCATTTTTGTTGTACCTGAGATGAAGAAATATTTGGATTATGTGTACCAATGAGTGATTTTGTTTTGATtaaattctcatttttcatgTAAATATCAGTTATTTTAGTAAGTATATATATGAGTTATAAAGTAAAAAGTATAAAGTAGGCTAAATATGAAGTAAAGAGTaccatataaaataaatatgagttataaagatatatttggattatgtGTACCAAGAAGTGATTTTGTTTTGATTAAATTCtcatattttgatgaaaatatgagttattcatttcattttcctgtctaataaattgaagaaatagaTAAAAGAGTACTCTATGGGGCTACTTTGGTACAATGGTGAAATGGCAATTTGATATAATGGTTTTAATAGTTGTGTCACAAAGTATCCCCACTCGACAGGGTGAGATTGTGACaaagtttattaattattatacctCAACAGAGCAAAATTTGGAAAATCCAATGATGAATTTAGATTggtaaaatgtaaaaaatactTATGGAATGTACACAAAAACCgtaattcttcaaattttgatacagcacttgaaaatgttgaaagtAATATTCATATCGCTACAGAaaaactacagagatccatcaacaaaattcaagatttgaCTGGAAAGTGGAGGTGTTGTACTGGTATTGAGAGGTTGGTGACACTGTCAGATGATGATGGCACTGGTGTGGTGCGTGTATGTGTTCTGCAGAATGACTTGACAACATATAAAATAAAGGGCTCTTATACCGTAACTTGCTTTTTGggtcttttcaattatttgaggGCATTCATTCCAGATATGGCATCTATAACTGCACCACTTCGAGAAATGCTCAAAAAAGATGTTAAATTTCAATGGCTGGATTGTCACACAAATGTATGGAATAAGTTAAAAAGTCTGATAGGAAAAACTCCAGTTTTAGCTAATTTTGATGAAACAAAAGAAATTTCTATTCAGTGTGATAGTTCAAAAAGTGGAATAGGTTGTTGTTTAATGGTTGATGGTCAGCCTATGTCATATGCATCCAGGAGTATGTCAGATGCTGAGcaaaatttttcacaaattgaGAAAGAATTCTTAGCAATTGTATACTCATGTCAaaaatttcattatattataatatatggtAGGAAAGTCAAGGTGCTCACAGATAATAAACCTTTGGTGTCTTTGATGAATAAGCAGATTGCCAATATAGTTTCACCAAGGTTACAACGTTTAAAACTTAAAGTGTTGAAATATGATTTACAAGTTGAGTATTTGCCAGGTAAAACAATGTTTGTTGCTGATTTGTTGAGCAGGGATTATTTGAAAGATAGTTCTGACAGATGTGATAATTTTGTGAATG
The sequence above is drawn from the Nilaparvata lugens isolate BPH chromosome 2, ASM1435652v1, whole genome shotgun sequence genome and encodes:
- the LOC120349667 gene encoding uncharacterized protein LOC120349667; amino-acid sequence: MSYRLAQEKYGIHRNTLLTKVKEVHTGKVGGRRGLTDEEENIIAAHTIAVAAFGFPITMMELRLNVKSYLHKAGKRNALFKNNLPGKVWAHLFLKRHKTLSQRFAKNITLARANNDKEILGSFFDHYEKEVEGVVLENLWNYDETNLVDDPGMKKNYYKTWN